A single window of Polyodon spathula isolate WHYD16114869_AA chromosome 2, ASM1765450v1, whole genome shotgun sequence DNA harbors:
- the tlr1 gene encoding toll-like receptor 1, translated as MMNIVLLIVCNVLLTSSQENRPVEERQNYSSYSLTSVPRSLPLYTVLLDVSDNNISQLKRDDFSEMPALKFLNLSHNNIKEISDDIFKSNMKLEYLNLSHNELYNISCGFLVHVTELKVLDISNNKFALMTLGSVFGSMEKLEYLSLSAETLQRHELKHIKSVWLKKVFLGFNNLLDNEYEKTDTITIVLKSKYCIDYFNDKTDCYVGFALRQRKANFKVTSLTLIDVRLSWQYLINQTLQPSIKHLNVHNLNITGKIIPTNITKNTSLETLKINRGTISTFIFLQNDLYNFFINRVIKNLTIDNTPIVHMTCPYKTSTLKQLDFSSNAFSDGVFSSTREPICKTLTNLNTLILMGNKLEKLHQLSVTTKYMKALKYLDASTNSLTYEFGDCTWTESIIALNVSSNSLDHLVFKCLPRNTQILDLQNNQIASVPEDMVHLEALKELYLGSNRLLDIPDCNSFRKLEMLFIDANSLHTPSIHFLSSCKNLRVFHAGNNPFMCTCSLRDFAKIKEQSRIEFIGWPDAYSCSYPEAFRGISLKDFHVPEMSCNLTLLLVTILCPMIVITIAIAVLCIHCDALWYMRMMWQWTQTKRRVKANRCQKTPEGLMYNAFVSYSQLDSIWVKEYLLPNLEEDKSVQICLHERDFIPGKSIIENIISCIEKSYKSIFVLSPNFIQSEWCHYELYFAHHQLLTANSDHLILILLEPISQYMIPSKYYKLKALMAKRTYFKWPKDKNKHKLFWAHLRAAIQIHLAGAAEDTAESKL; from the coding sequence ATGATGAACATTGTGTTACTGATTGTCTGCAATGTACTGCTAACCAGTTCTCAAGAGAACCGTCCAGTTGAAGAAAGGCAGAACTATTCATCATATTCCCTGACTTCTGTTCCACGCAGTTTGCCACTCTATACAGTTTTATTGGACGTGTCCGACAACAATATAAGCCAACTGAAAAGGGATGACTTTTCTGAAATGCCTGCCTTAAAGTTCCTTAatttatcacacaataatataaaaGAGATCAgtgatgacatttttaaatccaatATGAAACTGGAATATCTTAATCTGTCCCATAATGAGCTTTATAATATTTCCTGTGGTTTTTTAGTTCATGTTACTGAGCTTAAGGTTTTGGATATTTCCAACAACAAATTTGCTCTAATGACTCTTGGTAGTGTCTTTGGCTCCATGGAAAAGCTGGAATATTTAAGTCTGAGTGCTGAAACACTGCAAAGACATGAACTAAAGCATATCAAAAGTGTCTGGCTGAAAAAAGTTTTTCTGGGATTTAACAACCTCCTTGACAATGAATatgaaaaaacagacacaattaccattgttttaaaaagcaaatactgTATTGACTATTTCAATGATAAGACGGATTGTTATGTTGGATTTGCCTTACGTCAACGCAAAGCAAATTTTAAGGTGACAAGTCTAACTTTAATAGATGTTAGGTTGTCTTGGCAATATCTTATCAATCAAACACTGCAACCATCAATTAAACATCTTAATGTGCATAATCTAAATATTACAGGAAAGATTATTCCCACTAATATAACAAAAAACACCTCTCTGgagacattaaaaataaacagaggaACAAtatctacatttatttttcttcaaaatgatctttacaatttttttatcAACAGGGTGATAAAGAACCTTACCATAGACAACACTCCcattgtacacatgacctgtCCCTATAAAACCAGCACACTTAAACAGTTAGACTTCTCCAGCAATGCATTTTCTGACGGTGTGTTTTCCAGTACTAGAGAGCCCATCTGTAAAACGCTGACCAACCTGAACACGCTCATTTTAATGGGAAATAAACTGGAGAAGCTTCACCAATTGAGTGTCACAACAAAATACATGAAGGCATTAAAATATCTGGATGCTAGCACCAACTCACTGACATATGAGTTTGGGGATTGTACCTGGACTGAGAGTATAATTGCCCTAAATGTATCATCAAATAGCTTGGATCATTTAGTTTTCAAATGTTTACCCCGAAACACACAAATCCTGGATCTACAGAACAACCAAATAGCCAGTGTCCCCGAAGACATGGTTCACCTTGAGGCTTTGAAAGAACTTTACCTAGGGTCAAACAGGTTGCTTGACATACCAGACTGCAACAGTTTTAGAAAACTTGAAATGCTCTTTATAGATGCTAATTCTCTCCATACCCCATCAATCCATTTCCTCAGTAGCTGCAAGAACCTACGAGTTTTTCATGCCGGCAATAATCCATTCATGTGCACATGCAGTTTGAGGGATTTTGCCAAGATTAAAGAACAATCAAGAATTGAATTCATTGGATGGCCGGATGCCTATAGCTGCAGCTACCCAGAAGCCTTCAGAGGAATATCTCTGAAGGACTTCCATGTTCCTGAAATGTCGTGCAATTTGACCCTTCTACTTGTCACTATTCTCTGCCCCATGATAGTGATAACCATTGCAATTGCAGTGCTCTGCATACACTGTGATGCACTCTGGTATATGAGAATGATGTGGCAGTGGACCCAAACAAAGCGGAGAGTGAAGGCAAACAGATGTCAGAAAACTCCAGAAGGTCTGATGTATAATGCATTTGTGTCCTACAGCCAGCTTGATTCCATTTGGGTAAAGGAGTACCTTTTACCCAACCTAGAAGAAGACAAGTCTGTTCAAATATGTCTGCACGAGAGAGATTTCATACCGGGGAAAAGTATAATTGAAAATATAATCAGCTGCATCGAAAAAAGCTACAAGTCCATCTTTGTTTTATCCCCAAATTTCATACAGAGTGAGTGGTGCCACTATGAACTCTACTTTGCACACCACCAACTTCTAACTGCAAACTCGGATCATTTAATCTTGATTCTACTGGAGCCTATCTCCCAGTACATGATTCCTTCCAAGTATTACAAACTGAAAGCTCTGATGGCCAAGAGGACCTACTTTAAGTGGCCAaaggacaaaaacaaacataagctGTTCTGGGCCCATCTGAGAGCAGCAATCCAGATACACCTGGCAGGAGCAGCAGAGGACACAGCTGAAAGTAAGCTGTGA
- the LOC121328757 gene encoding early nodulin-75-like, protein MIGSSTANTHPLIHPPIYPPNPPHIHPPTHPPIHLPVNPPNPPHIHPPIHLPNPPHIHSPTHPPIHLPVNPPNPPHIHPPTHPPIHLPVNPPNPPHIHPPIHLPNPPHIHPPTHLPIHLPVNPPNPPHIHPPIHLPNPPHIHPPTHLPIHLPVNPPNPPHIHPPTHLPIHLPVNPPNPPHIHPPIHLPNPPHIHPPTHPPIHLPVNPPNPPHIHPPTHPPIHLPVNPPNPPPTHPPMPSPPIPHTLPSTHPSTHPSALPIPHISTLPHT, encoded by the coding sequence ATGATTGGAAGTTCGACAGCCAACACCCACCCACTAATCCACCCTCCCATCTACCCTCCCAATCCCCCACATATCCACCCTCCCACACACCCTCCCATCCACCTGCCCGTCAACCCACCCAATCCCCCACATATACACCCTCCCATCCACCTACCCAATCCCCCACATATCCACTCTCCCACACACCCTCCCATCCACCTGCCCGTCAACCCACCCAATCCCCCACATATACACCCTCCCACACACCCTCCCATCCACCTGCCCGTCAACCCACCCAATCCCCCACATATACACCCTCCCATCCACCTACCCAATCCCCCACATATCCACCCTCCCACACACCTTCCCATCCACCTGCCCGTCAACCCACCCAATCCCCCACATATACACCCTCCCATCCACCTACCCAATCCCCCACATATCCACCCTCCCACACACCTTCCCATCCACCTGCCCGTCAACCCACCCAATCCCCCACATATACACCCTCCCACACACCTTCCCATCCACCTGCCCGTCAACCCACCCAATCCCCCACATATCCACCCTCCCATCCACCTACCCAATCCCCCACATATCCACCCTCCCACACACCCTCCCATCCACCTGCCCGTCAACCCACCCAATCCCCCACATATCCACCCTCCCACACACCCTCCCATCCACCTGCCCGTCAACCCACCCAATcccccacccacacaccctcCCATGCCATCCCCACCCATCCCACACACCCTCCCATCCACCCACCCATCCACCCACCCATCAGCCCTCCCAATCCCCCACATATCCACCCTCccacatacataa